The genomic DNA CGTTATCTGTTACTTCTCCTACTGCCACATCATAGTAACTCATATTATTTGATGCTACTTTAGCAACACCGAAACCAACTCAACGTGTGGTTCTTACTTGCACCATAAACTCCAGTGTGTCCACGGACTCATTGTAgttgctcgggcaatacgatATGGCTAtggagtatctccaaaaagcgcttgccatCGAAACGGcgattggcgacagaaaaggagatggaacatgttatggaaacctaggtagtgtgttcCAGTcactcgggcaatacgacaaggctaaagagtattaccaaaaagcgcttgttatcTCAACTGAAATTAGCGACAAATGAGGAGAAGGATCATGTTATGAAAATCTAGGTGCTGTGTTcaagtcgctcgggcaatacgacatggttatagagtatctccaaaaagcgcttgccatcataattgaaattggcgacagaaaagaagaaggatCGTGTTATGGAAACCTATAGCTAGGTACTGTGTTCCGGTTGCttgggcaatacgacaaggctaaagagtatctccaaaaagcgcttgtcatcgcaactgaaattggcgacagaaatggagaaggatcATGTCATGacaacctaggtactgtgttccATTCACTCGGGCAATACGATGaggctaaagagtattttcaAGAAGCATTTCTCATTACAACAGAAATTGAcaacagagaaggagaaggatcatgttatgcaaacctaggtagtgtgttcGAGTCACTTGGGCAGTACGACAAAGCTAAAGAGTATCTcaaaaaagcgcttgtcatcgcAACTGAAATTGACCACAGAAAAGGAGACGCAGgtgactacggaaacctaggaattATTTGTAGAATTTTTGGAGATTATAAAGCTTTGGAAGTAtacttggagaaagctttatccatatccagagatattggagatagaAGACTTGAGTTCGAAGTCCTTCGAGAGtacgccattttgtatttatttcagaataaaatCAAGGACTCCCTTGCgtgtcttcatctgtgcattgaaagtatgaggagctgagatatttcttaggcgccaatgatcagttcaaaacatcatttctggaaaactcaggaatatttccctacaagctgctttgcACTCTGCTTTGTAAAACCGGAAATACTCgtgatgctctttatgttgaggagttgagtcgagctagaggcctatcggacttaatggcagagaagtacttggttgaaacgcacatctctgctaatccacaatcttggttttccattgaaaacatttttagaaagaaaaataactgttcttgtctgtacatttctttttttgaaaatgagcTGCATTTTtggattttgaaaacaactggaGTCCTTTATTATAAAAGAATATCActagaagagaatctagttcaggctgggttgcccaaagatttgcctttgagtcaatttttggttGATAATTTCCGGAGCCTTGGTATTTTACCCAACTCCTTCTaaaagtcgttcgtaaagcctatggtaagtaaaaatgtttctattctgagcaattggaactctcagcttattttcaaaggcaaatcaacattaatgtctacgTCCTAACAAAAGTGGtgactattacatcgaactcaatcttcTTTTCTAATTTCAACGAATATTAACCGTTgagaaataacaccttaacaattacgaagacgtttAGAGTCTAGCGGTttgcagacaatgcagagccacttGCCCTCCAGGGCAGTATTATatccctcgcagctcatgtgcaaccattcctcgcacaactcgcactgtaccatgtcgtccaaacactcgggcattgaacaataacaaaataaattaaagtcaAAAGTTTGTCTATTATTGAATCTAACGGTGTTCGGCTTTCGCGGAAAGGGTCATTTCCAGCTGCCAATTGcatgttttgaatcaaaaacATACTTTAATATGCACTGTAACGTCAAGTATTTCTACTAGAACGTCAAGGATGatgtttcactcagttttgcTGGGGGTCCAAATTCCTTTTGCGAATCCTTTCTTTACCCCAGGTAAAAAGTGTTTACGGCTGGtatcacagcggatttggacccctggtccaaatccgctagcagatttggaccgggggggtccatatccgctagcggatttggaccaggggtccaaatccgcggggggtccaaatccgctgtgacaccggccGTAAACACTTTTTACCTGGGGTAAAGAAAGGATTCGCAAAAGGAAAAGTGTTAAAATGAATGCTGTTTTATTAATATCGTCCTGTGCCTATCAAGTCAAGTAATGTTATGCAAAAATCGCAACCGAAGAGATATGAATTTATTACAAAGCGGCTTCGTTAAACCTTTGTGGTTTCACATCTCACCAATCATCCTCATCAGCTATGAAACATtggcatgctatgcatgcaagagttattttttggggggtgggtggattacttgaaacattgtcagtgatgtctacattcttctttgattaaaaacaaacaaaaaagacaagaaaaaatacaaatttagcTAATGAAAAATccatggaaatcaaaagaaatcagaaagaaATAGTCTACAATATAAGTTCTAGTTTCCCCATtcttagtttattgattttgttataCCGGCTGCCAAAACGTATTTGCAATGCAGACTCTTAGGATCActgtattttatttcttattcatgaaTAATACAAGAATGATTAATGAGAAAATTGCTCTAGTTTTCTTGAGAACTATTCGACAGTTTAAATAATGTACCGTCCAAAATGTTTGTATTGGAAATTCCCTCGCTCGATTTTATTGAAACACCGTTCTTTTGGTTCATTACCGAGATGATCACAGTTGTAAGTTATTGACATTCGGCAATATAGcaacatttgcaaagattgttCATTTTAAAGCAGTGAGCGCATTTATCAGACGAATGTCCCTGAAAACGAATATTTTCTTATTAGATGAGGATCATTAATAAGATGCAAGACCTCAAAGGTTTGATATGATCGCCTTATAACAAATTCATTTAACTTCGGTGGCGAATTTTACACATCGTTACAGTACTTTAAAGTGACAGGACAAATATTAACCGGGAAAACAggacttttttatttcaggcTTTGCCATTAATTAAAACGTTACTCATGCAAAATTACTCTAAATAACAATATTCTAGTGCTATTTACTTGGTACATGACAGAATTCTGGATATCTTTTTACTTGCACTTACCAAGTTGTCGACTTCGTGGTTGATGCTTTTTAAAAGTGAAACGATAGAAAATACTTTAATGAAAGACAGCTATGACTTTTCCTTGTATTCCAAATTCTCCGCCTCTTTACTTACCCTAACTATTTTGTGATTCAGGTGAGAACACAAACTTTCATAACATCCTGAGGACCTATTTGGTTAGATTTTAAAACCATTCTTTAACCggattctgttttctttttttttttttttgacatgtcaAAACATTTGTAAACCTTTAGCTGAAATTCTAATAATAATCTATTTCACAAAAGTTTCCCTGATGGCCGGCATTAAACTATGATTTGATATCATGTTGTTAACTTGTGGCTACGCGATACGGAGAAATGGGTTTACTGTGGAAAGTCTGATATGCCAATATTCACTCGCTCACTGATTCACTCTGGTGTGAGACTGTTGGGAATAAGTAactttgatcttttttttcttgaaaagaaacagaACTTACGGTTTTACTAATCACATGAGGAAACTCGAAAACTTTTTGTTCTGGCCGTCGAAACGTATATGTAATGAAACTCCTCAGGATTAGGCATCCTTATTTCTTGTTCATGAATAATACAAGACATTTTTTAATGTCTTGCTTAAaagcttgaattattttctctattttttgcttaaaagcttgaattattttctctacAAAACTGTCGAAGGGGAAGAGACCGCGACGCAAAACATGAAAGAGTAAACAAAGACAAAGGTTCAACGTGAATAACCTAACATTTCATTTTGGGAACTTTGAGGATCGATTATTCCTTTTCAAATCACGGGCGAAAAGCttgtattaataataataaagcttGTATTAATAATTTTCAAGTGAGAACCTAAGATAAATATTTAGGTATTGTAGCTTCTCGCAAGTTTGACGTCGGAATCCGATAtagatattattttttccaacGCGTAGATTCCTTTTGAAATTcatggcaaggggagatatttcgCCTCGTGAAATTGACTTTTATTAACACGCACGTTGTTTGTGAAGTCTTAGATGCTGCGTCGTAAATATAATTGTCCACATGATGCCCTAACGTCGATTGCATTTACCTTTCCAAGGCGATGTCACTAAACttctggataaaaagaaaagcccGCAAGATTTGGCCGAATTACCCTTAATCTACCCCCTTACAGTTATGTTGGTGTTAATGTCTATTTAGTCACCGgaaattcattgtaaaggacaataaaatttcgaTTAGTTCAGCCAATCCCTTGAGCATGCATATCGTCAAGTGatgttcattatgttatttcataatttttcttcctttgtcaacTCGTTCTCCATAATATTCACTAGAGTAGTTTGATGGTTACTGGTATGTCGTCAATATGAGCGTTCACTTATCTCACGGACGGGTGGAGATTGTATGCTTGGCTTGTGAGGGTCATAACTTTTTAGTGACTGGCCAAGGGGGGAACTGGTAAGTCTACTGTAGTAAGGGAAGTCATCAACAATTTTCGAGCGGCTGGAAAAAGGTTTCTGTGGTATGTTCCAGTGGTATAGCATGCACGATCCTGCTGCCGCTTCTATCGTGCATTCCTATTATGGATCAGGAATTGCAGACCTATCACGGGGAGAGCTGTCTGCTTGGTTGATTGGGACGATAGATTAATGCGAGGTGTCACTGTGGAGAtgggaataacagtgatggcaaagtaagcttaaaacagcagaaatcgtCAGAAACTAATatggacacacaagatgtgtgtacttttattgattttacgtgttaaatgttgatttctcgaaatatttctcgtgataaatcgaccatatttcgctCCCCATTCTATTCTTAATAACGTGTTCAACgctcgtaacttaacaccaagtcacacaacCCGTGACGCTTTCACGAATTAATCGgttgctttttctcgagacgtgaactCGGACCACCTCTGCTGACACTGATCAGTAAAGTTCATTCTGCATTATGAATATGTCTTAATATGGGATTGAtgttagtttttgatcacgtgattgctGAAACCAtaagtttctcaaattaaacaatgcctAACAATATCTTAACtactgaggttgaaatatattgtataaaaccttaacggtttgaagaaagaaattcagCGGTAAGGTACGCTTATACTATGAttgcaataacagtgaatttaagaaagtttcgctcctctgagaaaattaaaccaTCTCTCTCCGTGAGCGCGCAGCTTCACAACTTATCTTCCTGTGCGAGACTCTGGCgcttaaacggaaaaaaaacagattacgGCTTTAGAAAAAATATGTACCGTAGAAACCGCCGTTAGTATCCAAAAGTTTAAGAGAAGGGTATCTCGAcaatgaaacgcttgtgtacaagtagaaataTGACATTTCGAATCTAGcgcgatctctgaatcgttCGTTCAACCCTCCTAAACAGATTCAAGTTGATAGCTGATGTAGAGTcatagccactggaaaaccacgtgatcaagcaccacggatttccttcagcgagggacagtccacataaatagaggtctgattttagttttatgatcatcaatttctcaaattgaacgatactccATAacattagttaatgaggataaattatacTGTATAAAGCTACAGAGATTTGAGAAAACCGCTTAATaacgaatttatttcattgtggtggcgattcaatcgcgccTTCAACCGCtttaatgaagggctaacgctcgaaacaagactttagtgtttacccctttgaaaggtttgattttcatcacaagatagATCACAGcacaacctaagtttcttttttttttaacgctaagctatctttgcgtgataatggactcattgCCTTCGtgaactttttattttctagcgggtgtgatttgcatgatcgaagccaaaaatACCAACAAAACTTAGTgaatttattttggtttggcacgtcacactattctaactaatgatggatttgagCATCCAAAAATGACACATCTTACTTTGTTTATCCGAAAAcgtcaggcttcagtgttcatccCTTTTTAGTACGTTAGGatttgcatcacgagatcgatAAGATTGAGCGacaactaaagcttctgtctttaaacagtaagctatctgtgcgtgaAAACTGACCCACTGTACacatgaacttttcattttcttgcgggtgtgatttgcatgatcgaagacaaaaatagtaactgatataatagataaaaaaaaaaagaaaacggatGGAAtggatcggtaatttgctcgaacataaccacatcactggtcttacctttgaaggcGTTAATccaatgactgaaatatggcaacaagtaaatgaggaggtagcttgactttcagtaataattAATAGTTATACTTaatagttatatttttttttgaggaggGGAGAGAGGTGGGGGAAATGGACTTCACTACAGTTACGTTGTAAGATCCGCACATCCGGAAGGGACTTTCCTGAAAACTCCCAACGGCAATTCGTGCTGttcaacctttttgtttcctctttacCTCAGACAAGcgcaagaaacttgcaactagagggcACTAACACCCAGCgatcatttgaatgataaaaatgatatatgGCTTAGGTTCTtccttgtctttgaaaaataacaaacaattgcaagcttgacaagcttgcttcccACTTAATTTAGTATTTATGTCaacattacctgatttctccAAATTCGGGGAAATTTCGTTTTCCAAGGCTACAAGGTCAAAGCCAAACAAGTCATATTTGAGAATTATGGGCGCACTGTAGTAGagggagggtctcaatggggtgatgtATTATTAGTAACGGTTAACATCATTCCATGAGTTGTTACCAGAAATCTTTAACAACCCAATTCATAATTTGttaccagaaattttttttcaggtttaattttttttacgaataaaggttaaaatttgacGATTTGTACGCTTAACGGTTAGATTTTTTTGTGGCCGTTTCATGGTtatcggttaaccccattgagaccctcttgaAGTATATGACGTCTTAGATCAGTGGTAAGTAACTGACAATAAAAAGGTTCCTACCGTAATTTTTTGCTATCGTATGCAGCTGACACTATAGATATTTCACAagttattttctatttattagAATCTGAGGCGTTGGGAACATTTTCAAATGGGAGGAGTGGGGGGTTTTTGGTtgtgtcaaatttgaatttaagggCATACCGGTCAGAATGTTTTACTATCGTGAATTGTGGGATAGGGGGCAAAATCTCCCGATGAACCCCTTGCATGCCCCCTCTAAGTATCGAGAAAAGAGTGTTGgtatggcttttacggctaacggttaatatctttccattgttgcCACTAGAAATGTTTTTTACCGTTAACTCTTTTACGAGctaaggttaaaatttgtcaagttttaaGCTTAACGGCTCACAAAAATCTTATTAAGACCCTCTATCAAACACTGTTGCAGCCAATTTGtgattaggaaaaatgaaaCCGTGATCATTGAAAAGTATTTAACAAAGTCACTGAGAATAGCAACTGATCAATTATCAAATACGATCAAGTAAAGGATCaaaatggtattttttttccctaaagcGATTAACTATGTACGAGACGTGAACTAATGATTCTCATTTCACAAAATGTTAATACCAATAAGAAATATATCTCCAATCTTGCAGAAGATCATGTAGTGAGagtaaataacaataacatatttcattcctttttaacAGGAAACGTCAAGCTTCTGTGTCCATCCGTTTCGAGAATTataatttcattacaagatccCTACCAGTAAAACtaaagcttctttctttaaacggtaagctatctgtgcgcgataatcaacttttcatgaactgatttGGAAAACCGATCAgcagtttactccgcagtgaatctaATTCGattttgcacgtcacacttttatagcTTCGAATCGACCATATGTGGTTCACCACACCACACCTTTTAACGTGTACAACTCTCGcaacttaacaccgagtcatacaacgcgtgacgctttcatgaactaATCGTTTGCCTAatctcgagatgtgagcttgggccgcctctgctgacatcagtaaaggacattctgcatgataaatatgtcttaatatagaattgattttagtttttgacgCGTGATTGTgaaaaccatcagtttctcatattaaacaatgctgaacaatctaagttaatgaggttgaaatatattgtatgaaaccataaaggtttgaagaaagccaTATGacggtggagatatgaagcatccgatcaACAGAAAAGTACAAttatactatgtatgcaataacattgaatttaagagaGTTTTAGTTCCTCTGAGAAAactaaaacatctctcttcgtggGCGCGCAGCGTCATGAATCTTCTTATGTGATACTCTGGCgcttaaacagacaaaaaaaagatttgtgcttgtatgcccgtctatcgcgtcctacTTGGGTCGAAATTTTTAAGAGTTAGTGTTCATATGATAAagtgcttattgactgagtttggttgggtcggatgggaaaatatttggcactcttttatcactcatgatgtaattgaacatgaaaaatgaaaagtgttattctatttttaatgGAGAACGTCAAGCTTATAAGTGTTGactctttgaaaagtttgatttacatAGCAAGATTGATCACAGTAAAACcttgctttctttctttaaacggtaactTATCTTTGCGTGACAATCGACTCATTGTCGTCGTGAACaattcattttctagcgggtgtgatttgtaTTGACTGTATTTCGATTTAGCACGTCACTCTTTTCTGACTAGTGATGGATTTTAGCGTCCAAAAATGATacatcttactctgtttaaccGGAAGTCAGGCTTCAGtgttcctccattttggaaagaTTGGATTTCCTTGACGAGATCGATGAGATCGAGAGTACAACTAAAGGTAGATAGCTTactgtctttaaacagtaagctatctgtgTGTGAAAATTGACTCATTGTactcgtgaacttttcattttcttgcgggtgcgattcatgaattaatcgtttctttttcttgagatatgagcttgggccacctctgttgacatcagtaaaggacattctgcattatgAATATGTCTTAAcataggattgattttagtttttgagcaCATGATTGTGGACACCAttagtttctcaaattaaacaatctTGCTAATGatgttgaaatatattgtaggA from Pocillopora verrucosa isolate sample1 chromosome 2, ASM3666991v2, whole genome shotgun sequence includes the following:
- the LOC136279208 gene encoding G-protein-signaling modulator 2-like; protein product: MAMEYLQKALAIETAIGDRKGDGTCYGNLGTVFRLLGQYDKAKEYLQKALVIATEIGDRNGEGSCHDNLGTVFHSLGQYDEAKEYFQEAFLITTEIDNREGEGSCYANLGSVFESLGQYDKAKEYLKKALVIATEIDHRKGDAGDYGNLGIICRIFGDYKALEVYLEKALSISRDIGDRRLEFEVLREYAILYLFQNKIKDSLACLHLCIESMRS